Below is a window of Stygiolobus azoricus DNA.
CTCTTTTACTTGCCGTATGAGCACGTTTTCAGCCTCAAGCCTTAATTCGTCCGCAACATCGTCAAGATGATATAAGCTTTCCCTCTTAACCCCTTCTTTTGTCACCACGTCAACTTCATCTAGCGCAAACTCGTAACCTAATACATTATGAAAGGCTAAATCCGGAGAATTTAGAGAGCTCTTTAGTGTCCTAATGAGCTCGAGGTAAGACGCTATACCAAGATATCTCCCGCCTGCGTCAAATGGAAAGACTATCTTATCCCTCTCTGTAGAGTAAAGAGTGCCCCCTACAACAACAAGATCCAAGAAGGTAGTCCTAAGAATTTTACTTGAAGTATCAATTGAAGCAACTGAGCAGTCTGAAACATTAGGAGAGAACAAGTCAACCCTCTTTATCTTGTTGTCTAATAGTTCTAAACTCTCTTTATCTCCCAGTGATATCTTAGGAGTATAACTGGGTGTCATGTTCTTTATTTTTTCCTTGAACTTACTTACTTCAATTCCCAACCTCAGTAACTCTAATTGAATGTCAACTTCACTTTTAGACATTATTTCTACTATCTCGAGTAGGTTTTTAATTAATATTACGACGTGATGGTCTGAGAAGCTGAGGATAATTTAAGTTTTCCGCAAACGTCCATCTCCCTTATTTCGTTTGCACTGAGCTTTCCTATTTCTTCGCTCTTCCTTATTTCTGGTCTGCTCTCCGTATATTCGGACTTTAGAATAACCCACGCGTTTATTAGAGCTCTGTTTATCCAGTCGTCAAGGTTTATATCAAACGGGAAGTTTGTTTTTTCTAGAAATATTAACAAACTTTCCATTTCCCCGTTGTTGGCACTCCTCACGTGCCACTTTATTTTCCTACTCCCTACGTACTTTTCCCCTTTTCCGGGGATTAATACCATTCCCATAGCCCCTTTTACCCTATAAGTCGACGTATCTACACTGTCAGCGTTGTAGAACACTCTCCTCATAAAGGGTGAACCAGCTCCCATAACGTGTAATTTCTTTACCTTATTCCTAAGGTAATGGTAAATTGCTATTACTGTAGTCCTACCAACCCCCCTATGGAGGAGGGGTGGAACTACACCACCATATGCGATGAGCTTCGGGGGATGGGAACTGTAAAAGTCTAAGGCTTTGTCAATATGATCGAAAGGGTAAGCGTGGATGACGGGGATCACATCGAGTTCAGCTTCGTAAAGTTTCAAGTAGTACTCAAAGGTCTCCTTTGCCGGTGGGTTACAAACTGGTGTAGGGATGTCAAGAGATATAAAGTAGTCTCCTTTTACTTGTTTATACTTGTTGATTACTTCTTTCACGTCAATTTTGATCCCCTTCTTCATTATTTGATATCCTCCGCTGTCGACCCACGTTTCATTCTTCCAAGTCCTCTCAATTGTCCGTAACTGGTTAATCATAACTGGTGTACCAAGTTCCCAAATTGGAATCCTATCGTCAGGCATCCCAAGTATTACTTTCATTAAGAGAAATAACAGTAATACCAGGTTATAAAGTACTACTGAAGGTATTATAAAACCAAATAGCTTAGTATTATTTTAAAACCTCTATACGGTAAGACGGCGTCTTAACTTTAGAAGTTTATCGGCTGAGAGTTAAATCCACTGGTATTATGATAAAACTAAACTGGGTAGTCTAACTGTCACTCTATTTATAATCCTCAGCTAGTTTAAGAGCCTTTAGTGCTGCCTCTTTTACACTCCTGAAGGCTAGTCTTCCGTAAGGTATTAGTTCGACCTTGACTCCTGATAATCTTGAAGCTTCACTTAACACGTGATAGTGGTGTTTTGGTAATACTGCTATTATGTGTTTGTGATAAGGTGTGATTGCCTTTAATGCGGTAGTTAAAAGTTGGATAAATTCTTCCCTCTCCTCTTTAGTCATCTTTGAAGGAGGGTAATCGTAATCGTTAAATGGGTAGCAGTCTTCAAATTCTCTAGGCACTAATAGCATGGGTTCTGAAACGCTGTATAACTGTACTTTGTCTTTGACTATGCTTTCAGCTATTATATGTGTGGGGGAGTTATGGTAAGGTTTTTTCTCTGTGCATGGTAGGAGTAGGGCTATTTTCTTTTTTGACCTCCACTTTGTGAACAAGTAGTTATGCCATTCTACTACAGAAGGGTGTTTAAAGGGGTCAACACCATCCTCCTTAACTACTCTCCCACGATATGTTATTGGTGGGCAAGACACATCCTAGTTATTGTACAAATGAGGTTAAAAATAAAAGTCTAGATAGAGAACATTTGGATCTCGTCAAAACTAGCACTCTCTAACAGTATCCCGGAGTGGAACTTTGCCAATAAATACCTAATAAACTCCAACGAGTCGTAAGGTATTGTAAACTCCTCTCCTCCACTAACGAAAACACTTATGGTCTTCTTTATGTGGTCTACAAAGAGAATGAAATCTCTCCAGTCCAATTTGCTGACTAACTCCCTTAGTTTCATTGTGCCTAGTAACAACGTTCCGTAATTGTCCACTAATTCTGATAGGGTGAACCCTTCTACGTCGTAAACTATCATAGGTTTTGCAAAACTTAACTCTGCATTTTCAGGGATATCCTTGTCTTTTTTGACCTCCTTAATCCTCTTACCGTCGTAAAGGAATTTCTTATCTGGGGTGATGAACACTATTATGACCATAGGATAACATTTTAGAAATTATGAAATTTAAGCATTACTCATGAAAAATAATGAATATAGATTATCTATATATACTATTTTACTATATAATGTCTATATAGTCATATATAGTATATATAATGAAGTGTGTAATCACAATCGCTTAATTACAAAAAAGTATAATTAAAAATGAGGTATTTTCACATACATTATTCATTAATATCCACTGACGAATCGAGATTAGCTATGAAAAAGAACTTGGCTCAGGTAATAATGTTGATCCTCTTGGTAATAGCAATAATTATTGCTGTGGATATGTGGAGCATACCGGCTACTGGCTATTACTCTAACTTATTTGGCGTGGATCTAGGGTTGTTATTCTTAATAGCGGGTGAGGAGTTCTCGCTTTACCATTACATAGTTTATAAAAAGCCCGTAGAACCGGAGGAGTGATAAAAATGATTAATGTAGGTTTTTATTATAAAGTTAAAAGTGGTCACGAGAAAGAGTTCGAAGAGACGTTTAAGCATGTTGCTGAGTACTTGAAATCTTTCCAAGGTTTCAAAGGTGCCAAGCTTTACAAGAGTGTTGACGATCCTTCTGAATACCTGATATACAGTGAATGGAAGAGTCTTGATGCCTTTAGAAAATTCATAGAGAGTCAAGCTTATAGGGAGACTATAAATTACGGAAAGAGTATAATGGAAGGTAGGCCTCACCACAAGGTCTTCCAAGAAGTAAATAGCTTTTTTTAAAAATTTTTTGAAATCTGTCTATTTTATAACTGAAGTTAGGCACTAAAATTTTTTAATGCCTTTAGTTTAAGACTTCTTTCTATCAGTTCAGTTTAATATCGTGAGTTTGTAGATCATTTGAAATTATTTTTAATTAATGATAATAAACTCTTTAGAGTTATCATGTTACCTAGTTGAATAATTTTCATTCTTCTAACAAAAAGACTTTACGAAAATTGAAGTTATAAAAAAAGTTTACCTTGAGATAATAATTAAATCTGTGATCTCATTATTTCTTTTGGCTACCAGACTGACCTGACTGACCAGATTGACCTTCTGTCTTCTTCCCTTTCTTAGCCATACGGGTCTATTATATTTCTTGATAGACAAGTTATTAAGCTAATCTACCGTTAAACTTGATAAATATTTACGCAAAATGTAACATAAATTAAAAGATATTGATGTAAATTCTATTAATTAAGAATTAAACATTTGATGAAATATATTCCTTCAATAGATGTAAAATGTTTCCCCATCCCTTAAAATTCGAGGTAGGTGTTACCAAATCATCCCTAGTATCTACCTTATTCTCTTATAAGAGAAACAATTTTATAAACTCTATATTTATTTTTTCTATTATTAGTATTTGGAACATATCTTTATTAGTCTAATGTTATCGTGTATGTATTAAATATTTTCTAATTATAGTTTTTAATAATACTCAATGGATAAATAAAATATGTACGAATGCTGTAACAGAACATTTGAAACCTTAAATGAATTTAAGAAACACATCAAAAGCAGGAGGGTGCATAGTCTAACTAAGTCTAATGTTATAGATATCAACCTACCGAGGAGTATTGTTTACTCCATAATTTCGAAGAGGGATTTCTTCATGAGATTGTTAAACCTTGCTAGTTTAGATAATAATGACAAGTATCTTTTACTACTACCTACCAAAAAGTACGTCGTAGGGAGTACTTTAAAGAGGTCTCTAGCAGTGAGAGTTGAAGGACCGAAGTCGGACAAAGGTCTTCCTACTTACGTAATTTATGCAGGTAACTTAATTTACAAAATAAGTTTTAAAGTTGATTCTATAGCAGAGAGTAAGACTAGAGTCTCCCTAATTTCAACCTTTGAAGCAGACATAGGTAGGCTAGGTACTTTATTGCCTAGTGTAGTTATTAGGAAATTGAGCAATTTACCATCACCTGGTAAAATACTTGAAGAGTTTGAGAGGGAAATTAAGATCTTGGATTTACGTAGTTATGGAGTTACATCAAAATAAGGAATAGACCTACTGAAAATATGAATTTGTGGCGTTATCATGTAGGCCTAAATGAAAAACTAAGGACTTAAGAAAGCGTTTCCCCACTCACGGTACTTTTAATTCCGCGAGCGGGGTTAGCCCTTGGTGCGGATTCATTAGCTTCACCCGCACCTCATGGGGCTCAGTCGAGCCCAACGCCATCGGGCTCCCATCTGAGGATAGGTACTTTGATCCCATTACTTTCACCTTCTCTCACCGCAAAGCGGATCATTGAGGAAGTGAACTCACTAATTATTCAGTTTCTTCATTCATCATTAAGTAACTAGAAATATTTAGAAGTATTTAAATGTATCATTAACCTTGGAACAGCCTAGATGATACCCACTTAAGGTTTAATAAAAAGAAAAGTTCAGTAAATAATTTTAGTCCTCGTTACAGTCACAATTATATGAAAAAATTTCTGATTGTTTTTATTACTTCAGCGTCCTTTTTTCTCAGCTACTTCTCGAGAATTGCGTGGAGCATTGTTTCAGTCTACTCTTCGTTAAAGCCTACACAGGTTGAGGACAGTTTAATCTTCTCCCTATTTTTTCTCGGATACATAGTAGTTCAAATCCCTGCTGGGATCGCAAGTAACAAGTATCCAAGGACTGTCGCCTTAGCTTCTCTATTGGGACTTAGTGCCTCCTCTCTATTGTCTGGATTGGCTACTAATATACCTGAAGAGTATGTTGCTAGTCTTCTCATGGGGCTGAGTGCTGGTTGGATATACCCTACAACGATTAAAGTACTGTCAGCGTCTTTTTCAAGAGGGGAACTACCAGTTGTTATAGGATATTACAGCTTGGCGTGGCCCCTTTCTATTGTGTTGTCTGGGTTTATTCTACCTTTTATCAGTCTAAACATCGGATGGAGGTTTGCTTACTACTTGATCGCTTTGGTCTCGTTTTTAATAGCACTGTCCTACTTACCGTTGGACGTAAAAGTCGAGTTTAAGAATAACGGTGGTATACTCACGGTCGTCAGAAATAGAAACGTAATTACAGTAAGTTTCTCAGGCTTTCTCTTCTTCTTGTCGTATTGGATAATAACGTTGTATGCTTACAAATATTTTCTCGACATAGGATTGAACGCATATATCGCTGGTTTCGCCTATTCATTGTTAGCCCTTGCTGGAATTCCATCTACAATGATAGCCGGTTATATAATAAGGAATATAGGAGTTAGGAGTACACTTACAATGTTTGAGAGTATTTACGGAATGTTGACTATATCCTTAGCTTACTTCATATCGGTGGTTCAAGTGATGATGATTGCAACTTTGATGGGGTTTGTCAGGTTCGTAATCACTCCTGCTAATTCCAGTGCTGTATCTTTAATAGACAAAAACAATGCGGGGAGTGTGTCAGGTTTCGCTAACTTTTTCTGGCAAAGTAGTGGGATAGTAGCTCCTATAATAGCTTCGATAGTAATTTCAGCTCTCGGATTTCATCTCCTATGGGTAATTTGCGGTATAATAATCCTTGTCTCCGCCGTCGTATATTACATTCTGCTAAGAATATAGTGGAAGTCAAATTCGAAAAAGAATTTCTTCCTAAAGTTTAATGTGTATATTCATTATCATTTTAGATTTTACGTGATTACAAATTAAGCCATAAAGTTTGAAAATTGGCTGTTTGGTCTCAAATAGATTTAAACCACACTTGACTTTACCAAAGTAATTTCTATAAATTATTGAGTAAATTGTTTATCCTAAGTTAAAAATTTTTCTCTTCACATTCTTACGGGTTAGTGGTATAAATTTAGATTACTCAAAGGATTACATGAATGCCGATACTATAAACCTCCTTACTAAAAAAGCTCTAAAAGGTGATGTTAACAGCCTTAAGGAGGTCATCAAGTTCCTCAAGGGATACAACGCGCCTATTGCAAAATTCGCAATTTACTCTATAATCTATCAATTTGCAATGAATAATATAATTGATTTAGCGAATGAGTGCAAAACTTGTGGGGGTAAATGTTGTAAGCTCGGTTTACCAGTACCCGTATACCACTACGACTATGAAGAAATGCAAAGGCATTTGAGAATTAAGTTGGAGAGGAAGAACGGACTTTACTTATTACCCAGACCTTGTAAGTTTCAAAAAGACTGGATGTGTAGTATAAACTCATTTAAACCTTACGCTTGTTTGAGCTATCCATTCGCTACAGAGGACGAACAAATAGAAGTGATAAAAAACTATAATGGTAACGGTGTACCAGATTTCCAAGTTCCAGAGTTCTGTTTAGCAGGAGCAAAAGTTAAAAAGTTTCTCAATTCTTTAATAGAAAATCTTAAAAGAGAAAAGAGAACTGAACCAGACCCTGAAGAAATTATAGATGTGCTTTTGAAAGTAAAGCAACAATAAAACCGCTTTCAGTATATCAGAGAATTTGGAATATTTACCTAATAAGTATATTTATCAGAGTTATCAACTTTTCAGGTTTACGAAAATTACGAATGTTATTTGTATCGACGGTCGAAAAGATTTTAAAAAACTGAATGAAAAAATGAACAATATCTATATAAAACCCTGAATAATTTATTTATCAGTTTAAAGTTATATTTTAACCTATGCAAAAAGGTGGTAAAAAGATCTTTGTAAGAGAAAGTTCTGGATTAATAAGGGATATAGGTGCATTAGATGCATTTTCAATGAACTTCGCGTATTTAGGGCCAGCAGCAGGTGTAGCTTATCCCTTAACATTTGCAGTAGCTTTACTTGGTTCTAATTGGCTCTTAGCGACTGTCTTAGGAGCTGTGCTGATGTTCCCAGTAGCACTCCTTTATTACAAATTAGCAGGTTTAATACCTAGAAGTGCTGGAGATTATATATACATATCGCGAATTATAGGACCTAGAGTTGGATATATTCAAGCAATTGCTAACATTTTTGTATTTGCTTCAGGAGTGCCTTTATTAGCCCAACTCGAATTACCCTTAGTTTTACAGCCAGCGCTTGAAACTTTAGGAATTACCTTTCATAACCCGTCTTTGATTACCTTTGCCCAGAACTTTTCTTTCTCTTCAGAACAAACTCCTATTTTTTTGCAACAACACTCTTAATTATAGGCGTGGCTACAGTAGTTACAATTATTAGAACCAAATACTTTGCAACTGTAATATCTGCATTAACTATGCTTCAGTTAATAGGAACTATTGCCATGATAGTCGGAATTTTTACTGTTAGTGACTATGCATCAATTTTTAACTCAGTATCTGAATCTTACTCAGGGCCTACCTATTCCTCCCTAACAGAACCCTTAGAAAGCTTCAGTCTAATTCAAACCCTAGTGCTCATGGCAGCAATTAATTCCTTCTTATACTTGTACAATAATGCTCCCACATATTTCGGTGGAGAACTTAAGAGAAGTAAAAGCACTATGTTCATAGGGTTAGTTTTATCTTACATAGTGACGGCTATCATGGCTATTGCCTTAGTTGCTGGGATTCAGTATAAGATCGGTATTTCATTTTACGATTATACTAGTGTTAATGGTTGGACTTCTAGCGGAAATGGAATACCAATAGCTCCCAATTCGCTTTTATCTTACGTGGTTATACCCTTCCTAAATAATTCTCCTCTAGTTACACTTATGGTCTTATCTGCAATTACGTGGTATATATTATATGCTATAATCGACTTAGCTATACCAACAAGGACACTTTTCGCTATGTCCTTTGACTGGATGGCTCCCTCTTTCCTCTCCAAAGTAAACCAAAAGTTAAAGACTCCAGTTTATTCTGCCCTCATGATAACAGCAATGGCTGTTGTTTTCGATATCCTTGAGATATATTTCGGCTTCTCAGTTGGAGTTCTATCAGATATAATAGTCTACATTTTATACCAATATTTCCCTGCTGCAATTGCTGCAATTGTCTTAGTAAAGAAGAAATTATACGGTGTTAATGATAAATCTATTGCAGTAATAGGAACTATATCCGCAGTCGTACTTTTGTTATCAGCATTATTGCTGGTAATATTTGGATCTATTAATTCTAACTTTGGCTCTATGATCTTTGCTGGGAATCTCCCACTTAACATAGGGATAATAGTGGGTCTGCCTATAGTAGCGTTAGTTATGTACGAGGGAATAAGACTTTATAGACTAAAACAAGGAATAGATATAACCATTACGTTCAAGGAAATACCACCCGAATAATGTGAGCAACAATGCTGATTATAAATGTAAAGTTTACTACGGATAATAGGCTTCATTCGATATACGTTAATAGTGAAGGAATAATAGAGTGCATTGATTGCAACAAAAAAGACGGATTAGTTATAGATGCGAAAGGAAGAGTAATCTCCTGCCCATTCGTAAACCCTCATTCCCACCTAGGGTATGCATTAACGCTAAAGTATGCAAGGTATAATGAAAGCGGTACTTTAATAGAGGGCGTTCAGATTACTAGGGAGGAGATTCTCCGGAAAATTGATGAGGAAGATCTGAGGAAGAGGCTTAACATAATTGCAAAGATGTTGTTCATTAACGGTGTTCTATACGCTAGGTCTCATGAACCGGTGTTAAATGACCTCGCTATTAAAATGTTAAAAGTTAGAGAAGAGGTCTCAGATCTTGTTAAAATTCAGGTTGTGGCTTTCCCTACTCCAGGTTATTTTTATGAAGACAATATTGAAAAAACTGAGAAGGCATTAGAAGAGGGAGCAGAAGTAGTAGGTCTAATACCGCACAGTGAAGGAAGTGTAGAAGAGGGGTATAAATCGGTAAAATTAGCTGTAGAGCTCGCGTTAAAGTATAACAAACTAATTGACGGACATGTAGATGAGACTGATGATCCTTTTTCACGTTTTTCCGAGTTACTAGCTAGAGAATCTTCACTTAAAGGTATTGGTTCAAAGACTTCCATCAGTCACATGACAGCTTCTCATTCCTACGACAATTGGTATTTCCATAAACTAACTTTGCTTCTTAAGGAAAGCGGGGTTTCTGTGATTTCAAATCCAGTAGTAAGCATGCATTTACAAGGTCGATATGATAATTACCCTAAGAGGAGAGGTATTGCAAGAATTAGGGAAATGCTGAAGAACGGAGTAAACGTTGCCTTAGGTAGCGATAACGTAGTGGATGCAATATATCCTTTAGGTGATTATAATATGCTTAGGGTTGTACAAGAAGCATTTCTGGTAGACCACTTCGTAGCATCGGAAGTTACTTCTCTAATTAAAACCATTAGGGATAATGCGTATAGGGCTCTTAACATGAATAAGCCAATTATTAAAGAAGGTGAAAAGGCACAGTTTATAGTTTTACAGACAAAGAGTTTTTACGATGCCATCAGAACAGCACTACCTCCTTTTCTAGTAGTTAACGGTAAATATTACGCTCATAATAATCTTTCCCTTTCTGTAAACGGTAAAGATGTGAGTGATGAATTGATAAATTTAGTTGACTAACTTTTCCAGCCCATTGATAGCAATTTAAATATACTGGTCTATTAATTTTCGAATTATGAGTATAAAGGAGAAACTTAAAGATGTAAATATATTGAGGTTTACGTGGGTCGGACTTGATGGAATGATAAGATCTAAAGGAGCATATGTAGACAGTGTAGACGAGTTAATAAAAACCGGGATAGGACTTACAATGGCTATGATGAGCTTTACAGCTATGGATTATATCTCTCCTTACGGTAGTTTTGGACCCGAGGCTGAAGACGTTTTTCTAACCCCTGATCTATCTACACTCTCTGTCTTTCCACCTTCAGCAATGGTAATATGTGATCTTTACAGAGGAGGCTTACCTTGGGAATATGATCCCAGAAGCACGCTTAAGAGGACTCTTAGTAAATACTCAGAGTATGAGTTCAGATCCTCGTTTGAGATAGAATTTTATCTAGTTAAAGATAAGAGACCCTATGACGATGCAAAGTGTTTTGACTCAAGGGCTTACTATACAAATAAGATAATTCCAGAAATAGCCGAAACTATAAAGAGCGT
It encodes the following:
- a CDS encoding MFS transporter, which translates into the protein MKKFLIVFITSASFFLSYFSRIAWSIVSVYSSLKPTQVEDSLIFSLFFLGYIVVQIPAGIASNKYPRTVALASLLGLSASSLLSGLATNIPEEYVASLLMGLSAGWIYPTTIKVLSASFSRGELPVVIGYYSLAWPLSIVLSGFILPFISLNIGWRFAYYLIALVSFLIALSYLPLDVKVEFKNNGGILTVVRNRNVITVSFSGFLFFLSYWIITLYAYKYFLDIGLNAYIAGFAYSLLALAGIPSTMIAGYIIRNIGVRSTLTMFESIYGMLTISLAYFISVVQVMMIATLMGFVRFVITPANSSAVSLIDKNNAGSVSGFANFFWQSSGIVAPIIASIVISALGFHLLWVICGIIILVSAVVYYILLRI
- a CDS encoding amino acid permease — translated: MQKGGKKIFVRESSGLIRDIGALDAFSMNFAYLGPAAGVAYPLTFAVALLGSNWLLATVLGAVLMFPVALLYYKLAGLIPRSAGDYIYISRIIGPRVGYIQAIANIFVFASGVPLLAQLELPLVLQPALETLGITFHNPSLITFAQNFSFSSEQTPIFLQQHS
- a CDS encoding YkgJ family cysteine cluster protein; translation: MNADTINLLTKKALKGDVNSLKEVIKFLKGYNAPIAKFAIYSIIYQFAMNNIIDLANECKTCGGKCCKLGLPVPVYHYDYEEMQRHLRIKLERKNGLYLLPRPCKFQKDWMCSINSFKPYACLSYPFATEDEQIEVIKNYNGNGVPDFQVPEFCLAGAKVKKFLNSLIENLKREKRTEPDPEEIIDVLLKVKQQ
- a CDS encoding amidohydrolase family protein, producing MLIINVKFTTDNRLHSIYVNSEGIIECIDCNKKDGLVIDAKGRVISCPFVNPHSHLGYALTLKYARYNESGTLIEGVQITREEILRKIDEEDLRKRLNIIAKMLFINGVLYARSHEPVLNDLAIKMLKVREEVSDLVKIQVVAFPTPGYFYEDNIEKTEKALEEGAEVVGLIPHSEGSVEEGYKSVKLAVELALKYNKLIDGHVDETDDPFSRFSELLARESSLKGIGSKTSISHMTASHSYDNWYFHKLTLLLKESGVSVISNPVVSMHLQGRYDNYPKRRGIARIREMLKNGVNVALGSDNVVDAIYPLGDYNMLRVVQEAFLVDHFVASEVTSLIKTIRDNAYRALNMNKPIIKEGEKAQFIVLQTKSFYDAIRTALPPFLVVNGKYYAHNNLSLSVNGKDVSDELINLVD
- a CDS encoding DUF5591 domain-containing protein codes for the protein MSCPPITYRGRVVKEDGVDPFKHPSVVEWHNYLFTKWRSKKKIALLLPCTEKKPYHNSPTHIIAESIVKDKVQLYSVSEPMLLVPREFEDCYPFNDYDYPPSKMTKEEREEFIQLLTTALKAITPYHKHIIAVLPKHHYHVLSEASRLSGVKVELIPYGRLAFRSVKEAALKALKLAEDYK
- a CDS encoding APC family permease; translation: MATVVTIIRTKYFATVISALTMLQLIGTIAMIVGIFTVSDYASIFNSVSESYSGPTYSSLTEPLESFSLIQTLVLMAAINSFLYLYNNAPTYFGGELKRSKSTMFIGLVLSYIVTAIMAIALVAGIQYKIGISFYDYTSVNGWTSSGNGIPIAPNSLLSYVVIPFLNNSPLVTLMVLSAITWYILYAIIDLAIPTRTLFAMSFDWMAPSFLSKVNQKLKTPVYSALMITAMAVVFDILEIYFGFSVGVLSDIIVYILYQYFPAAIAAIVLVKKKLYGVNDKSIAVIGTISAVVLLLSALLLVIFGSINSNFGSMIFAGNLPLNIGIIVGLPIVALVMYEGIRLYRLKQGIDITITFKEIPPE
- a CDS encoding antibiotic biosynthesis monooxygenase family protein — translated: MINVGFYYKVKSGHEKEFEETFKHVAEYLKSFQGFKGAKLYKSVDDPSEYLIYSEWKSLDAFRKFIESQAYRETINYGKSIMEGRPHHKVFQEVNSFF